Proteins from one Polynucleobacter wuianus genomic window:
- a CDS encoding mandelate racemase/muconate lactonizing enzyme family protein has translation MKITQATIFPLSIPLIEPIKMAKEQIVDAKTVLLCLTDDEGHQGWGEASAAPLMTGETLDSLLASVKYLVEKACKMEWSDPKHFSKACDAILYGNPSAKSCLQMALLDLYTQKNSIALWKYLRSLGASEDLPEPGKLPLLRMLGGTLEKEVADAKFFREAGFRHWKIKIGSLSVEEDLHRVQVLSDLLEGDVISVDANGAMSLDDAIGFCTSKQAGTLAFAEQLIHADSALADFVLLKQRSPIPIGLDESIHGSDEIDEFRVAKALDGASLKLIKTGGVLEAWNCAQLLRSNNLKLNLACKVAETSLAGAATASIGFAIGEVPWGFSMSNQYLRFDICDRPLSAKRGHLDIEQLNTTGVGVTPNLARVKDAVAQGYSIIQY, from the coding sequence ATGAAAATCACTCAGGCGACAATCTTCCCCCTATCCATACCACTCATTGAGCCAATCAAGATGGCCAAAGAGCAGATTGTCGACGCCAAAACAGTATTGCTTTGTTTAACTGATGATGAAGGCCACCAAGGCTGGGGTGAAGCATCCGCTGCACCACTTATGACTGGTGAAACACTGGACAGCCTACTAGCCAGTGTGAAGTATTTGGTGGAAAAAGCTTGCAAGATGGAGTGGAGCGATCCCAAGCATTTTTCGAAAGCGTGTGATGCGATTTTATATGGCAACCCATCAGCAAAATCTTGTCTACAAATGGCGTTGCTAGATCTATATACACAAAAAAATTCGATTGCTTTGTGGAAATACTTGCGATCACTAGGGGCTAGTGAAGATTTACCAGAGCCTGGCAAGCTTCCCTTGCTGCGCATGTTGGGCGGCACTCTAGAAAAAGAAGTGGCTGATGCCAAATTCTTTCGTGAAGCAGGATTTCGGCATTGGAAAATTAAGATTGGCTCACTCTCTGTAGAGGAGGATCTGCATCGAGTCCAGGTTCTTTCAGACCTACTAGAGGGTGATGTGATTTCTGTAGATGCTAATGGCGCGATGTCTCTAGATGATGCGATAGGTTTTTGTACTTCTAAGCAGGCCGGTACACTCGCTTTTGCAGAGCAGTTAATCCATGCGGATTCTGCTTTAGCGGATTTTGTTTTACTCAAGCAGCGCTCACCAATTCCAATTGGTTTAGATGAATCTATCCATGGCTCAGATGAAATAGATGAATTTAGAGTAGCCAAGGCGCTTGATGGCGCTAGTCTCAAGTTAATCAAGACGGGTGGGGTATTGGAGGCTTGGAATTGCGCACAACTGTTGCGCAGTAATAATCTCAAACTCAATCTCGCGTGTAAGGTTGCCGAAACTTCGCTAGCGGGAGCTGCAACAGCATCCATCGGTTTTGCAATCGGAGAAGTGCCTTGGGGATTTAGCATGTCAAATCAATATCTGCGCTTTGATATTTGCGATCGCCCATTAAGCGCAAAGCGTGGCCATCTTGATATTGAGCAACTCAACACTACTGGTGTTGGAGTTACGCCAAATCTGGCTCGTGTGAAGGATGCTGTAGCCCAAGGTTACTCAATTATTCAATATTAA
- a CDS encoding Bug family tripartite tricarboxylate transporter substrate binding protein — MRKIFLALSLVSIGFATTVQAQSYPTQPIKLIVPFAAGGPSDVLARGFTPKLGENLGQPIIIENKPGAGANLAAEYVANSKPDGYTLFLMMVGTQAINETLYKKLNYNLIKDFSPVSLVASSSLLFVANPSAPFKTIPELVAYAKANPNKVSFGSSGAGTPLHLGGELFNTQAGTDILHVPYKGAAPALTDVLGGQIETALVGTPAALPYVRSGKLVPLGITSLKRSPSAPEIPAISEYYPKFEVELVYAIVAPAKTPKAVIDKLNSQLNTVLNNPEIKAQINSKGFEIVTSTPSQLGDYIKSEVSKWAPIVKKSGATPE; from the coding sequence ATGAGAAAAATCTTTTTGGCATTGTCGCTGGTCAGTATTGGCTTTGCTACCACTGTGCAAGCTCAGAGCTACCCAACGCAACCCATCAAATTGATAGTTCCTTTTGCTGCAGGCGGCCCTTCTGATGTTTTAGCTAGAGGCTTTACACCCAAGCTTGGTGAAAATCTTGGTCAGCCCATCATTATTGAAAATAAACCTGGTGCAGGTGCCAACCTCGCTGCTGAATACGTAGCCAACTCTAAACCTGATGGCTACACCCTCTTTCTGATGATGGTAGGCACTCAGGCCATTAATGAAACCCTATACAAGAAGCTGAATTACAACCTCATCAAAGACTTTTCACCAGTATCCTTAGTAGCCTCTTCATCCCTGCTCTTTGTTGCTAATCCTTCTGCACCTTTTAAAACAATTCCCGAGTTGGTTGCATACGCTAAAGCCAATCCAAACAAAGTAAGCTTTGGCTCTTCTGGTGCTGGAACGCCATTACACCTCGGTGGCGAACTATTTAATACTCAAGCTGGGACAGATATCCTGCACGTACCCTATAAAGGCGCCGCTCCAGCATTAACGGATGTGCTTGGGGGTCAAATTGAAACTGCTTTAGTAGGAACTCCCGCTGCACTGCCCTATGTCCGCTCTGGCAAATTGGTGCCGCTTGGCATCACTAGCCTAAAGCGCTCTCCGAGTGCGCCAGAGATCCCAGCAATCTCAGAGTACTACCCTAAATTTGAAGTAGAACTCGTGTATGCCATTGTTGCCCCAGCAAAGACACCTAAGGCAGTTATTGATAAACTCAACTCACAACTAAATACGGTTTTAAATAATCCAGAGATCAAAGCACAGATCAATAGCAAAGGCTTTGAAATTGTTACTAGCACCCCTTCTCAATTAGGGGACTACATTAAGTCAGAGGTTTCTAAATGGGCTCCCATTGTGAAAAAGTCTGGCGCTACTCCTGAATAA
- a CDS encoding UxaA family hydrolase, translating into MIEISEKRLIGPIIRLHPNDNIVVARIDIAIGTEVPSENFTSRSQVPAGYKIAAKKILKGEPILKYNVTVGFANVDIEPGTMVHSHNTEFREFDRDYAYASEFKPTQLLPESERATFQGYVRPNGKVGTRNFIGILSTVNCSATVVNKIADWFTPERLKDYPNVDGVVAFSHDIGCGMEMSGEPMQLLRRTMAGYARHPNLAAALIVGLGCERNQLKGLMEQEDLKEGSNLHTFIMQESGGTRKTIEAGIEAVKALLPEANKAKRETVSASHLTVGLQCGGSDGFSSITANPALGAAIDILSRHGGTGILSETPEIYGVEHTLTRRAASQAVGEKLIKRIRWWKDEYSVGRDVQINGQVSPGNQIGGLANIFEKSLGSSMKGGTGPLMEVYRYAEPVNTKGFVFMDTPGFDPVSATGQIAGGANLIAFTTGRGSMFGSKPAPCIKLATNTPMYQRLTEDMDINCGEILDGIVSVQEMGQRIFELFLKTASGEPSKSELLGLGDYEFVPWQIGVMS; encoded by the coding sequence ATGATTGAAATTTCCGAAAAACGCCTGATTGGCCCGATCATTCGCCTACACCCCAACGACAATATCGTTGTTGCTCGCATTGATATTGCTATTGGTACCGAAGTGCCCAGCGAGAACTTTACTAGCCGTAGCCAAGTGCCTGCTGGCTACAAAATTGCTGCTAAGAAGATTCTCAAAGGTGAGCCAATTCTCAAATACAACGTTACTGTAGGTTTTGCTAACGTCGATATCGAGCCAGGCACGATGGTGCATAGCCACAATACCGAGTTTCGTGAATTCGATCGTGACTATGCTTATGCAAGCGAGTTCAAGCCAACTCAACTGTTGCCTGAGTCAGAGCGTGCAACATTTCAAGGTTATGTGAGACCCAATGGCAAAGTAGGTACTCGTAATTTTATCGGCATTCTCTCTACCGTGAATTGTTCAGCAACCGTTGTCAACAAGATCGCTGATTGGTTTACGCCAGAGAGATTAAAAGACTATCCCAACGTGGATGGAGTAGTTGCGTTCAGTCACGATATCGGTTGCGGCATGGAAATGAGTGGTGAGCCGATGCAATTACTACGCCGTACAATGGCAGGGTATGCACGTCACCCTAACCTCGCAGCCGCATTGATTGTAGGCTTGGGCTGTGAGCGCAATCAACTCAAAGGCTTGATGGAGCAAGAAGATCTCAAAGAAGGCTCTAATTTGCACACCTTCATCATGCAAGAGTCTGGTGGCACTAGAAAAACGATTGAAGCAGGCATTGAGGCTGTTAAAGCGCTCCTGCCAGAAGCTAACAAAGCTAAACGGGAAACTGTTTCTGCAAGTCATTTAACAGTGGGCTTGCAATGTGGTGGCTCAGATGGCTTTTCATCTATCACCGCTAATCCAGCCTTAGGTGCAGCGATTGATATTCTGTCGCGTCATGGTGGTACCGGAATTTTGTCTGAGACTCCAGAGATCTATGGTGTTGAACATACACTTACCCGCCGTGCTGCTAGTCAAGCAGTTGGTGAAAAACTCATCAAACGTATACGCTGGTGGAAAGATGAGTACTCCGTAGGCCGAGATGTTCAAATCAACGGACAAGTCAGTCCTGGAAACCAAATTGGTGGCCTTGCGAATATTTTTGAGAAGTCCTTGGGTTCTTCGATGAAAGGTGGCACAGGCCCATTAATGGAAGTTTATAGATATGCAGAGCCTGTGAATACCAAAGGCTTTGTATTTATGGACACACCTGGATTTGACCCCGTTTCCGCAACCGGGCAAATTGCTGGCGGTGCAAATCTCATTGCCTTCACAACAGGTCGTGGCTCCATGTTTGGTTCCAAGCCTGCTCCCTGCATCAAGTTAGCTACCAATACCCCGATGTATCAGCGTCTGACTGAGGATATGGACATCAACTGTGGCGAGATTCTGGATGGCATCGTCTCCGTTCAGGAGATGGGGCAACGTATTTTTGAGTTATTCCTCAAAACTGCCTCTGGAGAGCCTTCCAAGAGCGAGCTTTTGGGCTTGGGTGACTACGAATTTGTGCCTTGGCAAATTGGTGTGATGAGCTAA
- a CDS encoding DnaJ C-terminal domain-containing protein: MKFRDYYETLGVARSATEAEIKAAYRKLARKYHPDVNKEAGAEEQFKEIGEAYAVLKDTEKRAAYDRFGANWKNGQDFTPPPNWNEGFEYSDGGYGGGHPGYGGGFEGDQSEFFESLFGRGKHRQGGRGSQTRQGMNFKGQDHHAKILIDLADAYNGAKRTISLHMPTQDASGHVTTQERKLDVSIPKGIKAGQNLRLSGQGGPGIGQGPAGDLYLEIDFHSNPIYRVDGKDIFIDIPLAPWEAALGTTVNVPTPAGSTLELKIPAGTVAGRKMRLKGKGIPSTDPGDLYVVPTITLPPADTDAHKQAYQAFEKSFDFNPRTHLKG; encoded by the coding sequence ATGAAATTTAGGGATTACTACGAAACCCTCGGTGTTGCCCGTTCGGCTACCGAGGCAGAAATTAAAGCAGCTTATCGCAAGCTTGCCCGCAAATATCACCCAGATGTCAATAAAGAAGCTGGTGCTGAAGAACAGTTCAAAGAGATTGGTGAAGCCTATGCAGTACTAAAAGATACTGAGAAGCGTGCTGCATACGATCGCTTTGGTGCGAACTGGAAAAACGGTCAAGACTTTACTCCCCCTCCGAATTGGAATGAAGGTTTTGAATATTCTGATGGTGGATATGGTGGTGGCCATCCTGGATATGGTGGCGGCTTCGAAGGTGATCAAAGCGAATTCTTTGAATCCCTTTTTGGTAGAGGCAAGCATCGTCAAGGTGGACGTGGTAGCCAAACTCGTCAGGGCATGAACTTCAAAGGCCAAGATCATCACGCCAAAATTTTGATTGATCTTGCCGATGCCTATAACGGCGCTAAGCGTACGATTTCACTACACATGCCAACACAAGACGCGAGTGGTCATGTCACCACGCAAGAGCGTAAGCTAGATGTCAGCATTCCAAAAGGGATTAAAGCTGGCCAAAATCTCAGACTCTCTGGTCAGGGTGGCCCCGGGATTGGTCAAGGGCCAGCGGGCGATCTTTATTTAGAAATTGACTTTCACTCCAACCCTATCTATCGCGTTGATGGCAAAGATATATTCATTGATATTCCATTAGCACCTTGGGAAGCGGCCTTGGGAACCACAGTCAATGTTCCCACCCCTGCGGGCTCTACTTTAGAACTCAAGATTCCTGCAGGCACTGTAGCCGGTCGCAAGATGCGACTCAAGGGTAAAGGTATACCAAGCACTGATCCTGGTGATCTCTATGTTGTGCCAACCATTACCCTACCGCCTGCAGATACGGATGCCCATAAACAGGCTTATCAAGCTTTTGAGAAGTCTTTTGATTTCAACCCCAGAACCCACTTGAAGGGATGA
- a CDS encoding chaperone modulator CbpM yields the protein MNQTNITWIEGSVVENEVHMSIVELSHASRTPEEMIMSWVTEGVLSPSGSSPQDWRFGGDSLRRAKTAAHLAHDLELNVPGVALALDLLDEIAELRARLKRGE from the coding sequence ATGAACCAAACTAATATCACCTGGATTGAAGGTAGCGTTGTTGAAAACGAAGTGCACATGAGTATTGTGGAACTTTCGCATGCTTCACGCACTCCAGAAGAAATGATCATGTCATGGGTAACCGAGGGGGTACTGAGCCCTAGTGGATCATCACCACAAGACTGGCGCTTTGGTGGTGATTCTCTGCGAAGAGCTAAGACAGCTGCGCACCTCGCTCATGATTTAGAGCTCAACGTTCCCGGCGTGGCTCTTGCCTTGGATCTTCTCGATGAGATTGCCGAACTACGCGCACGCCTTAAGCGTGGCGAGTAA
- a CDS encoding ATP-binding cassette domain-containing protein yields the protein MALIVLTDAKLAFGHVDLLANTAFSLESGERVGLIGRNGTGKSSLLKILAGIEKMDDGLLQYQQGLRISYVPQEPIFEAEETVFEAVSKGVAEAKALREEYEALSVGEWDDDAHLRLDEVQSKLEALSGWNWEQRVHETLDRLHLDSEQKISNLSGGTKKRVALARALVEMPDVLLLDEPTNHLDLNSIAWLEELLKEYQGSVILITHDRAFLDNVCTQIVELDRGILRSYPGNFTQYEVLKEQELNAESLANARADKLLAQEEVWIRKGVEARRTRSVARIARLEKLRTSRAERRDAMGQVKLAVSAGDRSGKIVAELENVSKSYGRPIVKDFTATILRGDKVGLLGPNGAGKTTLLKLILGTIAPDSGTATMGTRIEVAYFDQMREGLDLNASLEDYISPGSEWIEINGNKKHVKSYLSDFLFAPERTNSPVSTLSGGERNRLLLARLFARPANVLVLDEPTNDLDIDTLDLLEQLLQDYKGTVFLVSHDRYFLDNVVTSIIANEGDGFWREYEGGYEDWKIQKARSDKIRAANSNQKLAPKAEVKAEPIAEVKPVAKSGVQKLNGKERQELEALPLQIEELEAEQADIGIAMSNPDLYKNEPELAASMQARLSEITEQLEHKLQRWEQLLSRSEP from the coding sequence ATGGCTTTAATCGTACTTACTGATGCAAAACTGGCTTTCGGCCATGTTGACCTCCTCGCAAACACCGCTTTTTCACTCGAATCTGGTGAGCGTGTTGGCTTAATTGGCCGCAATGGCACTGGCAAGTCTTCCTTATTGAAGATCTTGGCTGGCATTGAAAAAATGGATGATGGCCTACTGCAATACCAACAGGGCTTGCGCATCTCCTATGTTCCCCAGGAACCTATTTTTGAGGCTGAGGAAACTGTATTTGAGGCGGTATCGAAGGGTGTAGCTGAAGCCAAGGCACTGCGAGAGGAGTATGAGGCTCTGAGCGTAGGCGAGTGGGATGATGACGCACATCTTCGACTAGATGAAGTGCAATCCAAACTAGAAGCTTTAAGTGGCTGGAATTGGGAACAGCGAGTTCATGAAACATTAGACCGCTTACATCTTGATTCTGAGCAAAAGATTAGTAATTTGTCCGGTGGTACTAAAAAGCGCGTCGCTTTGGCTCGTGCTTTAGTAGAGATGCCTGATGTTCTTTTATTGGATGAGCCAACTAACCATTTAGATTTGAATTCCATTGCATGGTTAGAAGAGCTTCTTAAGGAATACCAAGGCTCAGTTATTTTGATTACCCATGATCGAGCCTTCTTGGATAACGTTTGCACCCAGATTGTGGAACTTGATCGCGGCATCTTGCGTAGCTACCCAGGAAACTTTACGCAATACGAAGTGCTTAAAGAGCAAGAGCTCAACGCAGAGTCTCTGGCCAATGCAAGAGCCGATAAATTGCTGGCACAAGAAGAGGTTTGGATACGCAAGGGGGTGGAGGCACGTCGAACACGGAGTGTTGCCCGCATCGCTCGTCTTGAAAAGCTTCGTACCAGTCGTGCTGAGCGCAGAGATGCTATGGGTCAGGTGAAGTTGGCGGTATCCGCTGGAGATCGCAGTGGCAAGATCGTGGCGGAACTTGAAAATGTCAGTAAGTCTTACGGCAGGCCGATTGTGAAAGACTTTACGGCAACCATATTGCGTGGCGATAAGGTTGGCTTGCTTGGCCCGAATGGCGCAGGAAAAACTACTTTACTCAAGCTCATCTTGGGAACGATTGCACCAGACTCTGGTACGGCCACGATGGGTACCCGTATTGAGGTGGCTTACTTTGATCAGATGCGTGAAGGTCTTGATCTGAATGCATCCCTTGAAGATTACATCAGTCCAGGCAGTGAGTGGATTGAAATCAATGGCAATAAAAAGCACGTTAAGAGTTACTTGAGTGATTTTTTATTTGCGCCTGAGAGAACGAATTCACCAGTAAGCACTTTATCTGGTGGAGAGCGGAATCGTCTTTTGCTGGCTCGCTTGTTTGCGCGTCCTGCAAACGTCTTGGTATTGGATGAGCCAACCAATGACTTGGATATTGATACCTTGGATTTGCTAGAGCAGTTGCTGCAAGACTATAAAGGTACGGTTTTCTTGGTTAGCCATGACCGTTACTTCTTAGATAACGTTGTCACTAGCATCATCGCCAATGAAGGTGACGGTTTCTGGCGTGAGTATGAAGGTGGCTATGAAGATTGGAAGATTCAAAAAGCCCGCTCAGACAAAATTCGTGCCGCAAACTCTAATCAAAAGTTGGCCCCTAAAGCGGAAGTCAAGGCTGAGCCGATAGCTGAAGTTAAGCCGGTGGCTAAGAGTGGGGTGCAAAAACTCAATGGTAAAGAGCGCCAAGAGCTTGAGGCCTTACCTTTGCAAATTGAGGAGCTTGAAGCGGAGCAGGCCGATATTGGTATCGCTATGAGCAATCCTGATCTCTATAAAAATGAACCTGAGTTGGCTGCTAGTATGCAGGCGCGCTTAAGTGAAATTACTGAACAGCTTGAACATAAATTACAGCGCTGGGAGCAGCTCTTAAGCCGCTCCGAGCCTTAA
- a CDS encoding AAA family ATPase, protein MICKLSPSAPRLILFAGHAGTGKSTLAKKALPLIIEKTGEDFFFLDKDTVYGAYSAHVMELTTQNPNDRDSPYYLDNLRDWEYQGLLDIAKENLSLGVNVILVGPFSKEIQSGRMFNPEALGIASQTRISIAWIDLEENEARMRMQKRGDPRDEWKLAHWDQYAKRRIDPPDHLSIKRFDNHSFEAARFEKLIDELIK, encoded by the coding sequence ATGATCTGCAAACTTAGCCCCTCAGCGCCCCGCCTCATCCTTTTTGCAGGACATGCAGGCACAGGCAAGTCAACCTTAGCTAAAAAGGCGCTCCCACTCATTATTGAGAAAACGGGTGAGGACTTTTTCTTTCTAGATAAAGATACTGTCTACGGAGCTTATAGCGCCCATGTGATGGAGCTCACCACCCAGAACCCCAATGATCGTGACAGCCCCTACTATCTTGATAACCTAAGGGATTGGGAATACCAAGGTCTATTGGATATCGCCAAGGAGAATCTATCGCTTGGTGTAAATGTGATTTTGGTGGGTCCTTTTTCCAAAGAAATTCAGAGTGGCAGAATGTTTAACCCTGAAGCATTAGGGATAGCTTCGCAAACCCGCATTTCAATCGCATGGATTGATCTGGAGGAGAATGAAGCAAGAATGCGCATGCAAAAACGTGGCGATCCTAGAGATGAATGGAAGCTGGCGCATTGGGATCAATATGCAAAACGTCGCATTGATCCACCCGATCATTTATCGATCAAACGATTCGACAATCATAGTTTTGAAGCAGCAAGATTTGAAAAGCTGATTGACGAACTCATTAAATAG
- a CDS encoding OmpW/AlkL family protein, with protein MRLKSLVVAIAAIASLAPIASQAQSADENPWMVRVRAVDLLWQNGQSNGGYAGAGVQQNNVRAKNQWIPEFDISYFFTKNIAAELVLTYPQRVNIYSNLTPGPTGTITALPPSLLLQYHFTDLGAIKPYIGAGVNYTIFSNRNNFSVGGNNNYLTVDQNSVGFVGQVGADYMFDKNWGMNVDVKYATMSTNVTGQNAAAAAGNIGKLTLNPWMPAVGVTYKF; from the coding sequence ATGCGTCTTAAATCACTAGTAGTAGCAATAGCTGCAATAGCTTCCTTAGCTCCTATCGCATCGCAAGCTCAGTCAGCAGATGAGAACCCATGGATGGTTCGTGTCCGTGCTGTTGATTTGCTTTGGCAAAATGGACAATCTAACGGTGGCTATGCAGGTGCTGGTGTTCAGCAGAATAATGTCCGCGCTAAAAATCAATGGATACCTGAGTTCGACATATCTTATTTCTTCACCAAGAATATTGCGGCTGAATTGGTATTAACTTACCCACAACGTGTCAATATTTACTCTAATTTAACTCCTGGCCCTACAGGTACTATTACTGCATTGCCACCCTCACTTTTGCTCCAATATCACTTTACTGATCTGGGTGCAATCAAGCCTTATATTGGTGCTGGCGTTAATTACACAATTTTCTCAAACAGAAACAATTTCTCAGTTGGTGGAAATAACAACTATTTAACTGTTGACCAAAACAGCGTTGGTTTTGTAGGTCAGGTTGGTGCCGACTATATGTTTGATAAAAACTGGGGCATGAACGTAGACGTTAAGTATGCAACTATGAGTACAAATGTAACTGGTCAAAATGCTGCTGCAGCAGCAGGAAACATTGGCAAACTCACTTTGAATCCTTGGATGCCTGCTGTTGGCGTGACTTACAAGTTCTAA
- the hemN gene encoding oxygen-independent coproporphyrinogen III oxidase, with translation MSSAINNSPPDQKEILFHSELLQKFDINGPRYTSYPSADRFHNAFSEQDYLGALKRVAKVNEPLSLYFHLPFCPNICYYCGCNKIITKDHGRSAKYIKYLAKEIAMVTSAMGAQKKIPITQLHWGGGTPTFLSHEEMIELMHHTREYFELLPGGEYSIEIDPRRVTEQDIALLADLGFNRISLGVQDFNLAVQEAVHRIQTIEETQAVMDWSRKYGFKSRSVDLIYGLPKQTPATFKETVDAVLKMNPDRLSVYNYAHLPHIFKPQRRIAEADLPPAADKLDILSNTIERLGEAGYVFIGMDHFAKPDDELAIAQRQGKLHRNFQGYSTQAECDLLAFGISSIGKVDDCYSQNVRTLDEYYEALDSGHLPVLRGMQLDKDDLLRRELIGELMCQFTLKTKAFAKDHGINFQDYFKTEIEELKSLEEAGLLEWLEGNIYVPIKGRLLARRVAMTFDRHLRESQAKGTYSRVL, from the coding sequence ATGAGCTCAGCAATAAACAACAGTCCTCCAGATCAAAAAGAAATCTTATTTCATTCTGAATTGCTGCAAAAGTTTGATATTAATGGGCCGCGCTATACCTCGTACCCTAGTGCTGATCGCTTTCATAATGCGTTCTCGGAACAAGATTATTTAGGTGCACTCAAAAGGGTGGCTAAGGTAAACGAGCCTTTATCTCTATATTTCCATCTTCCGTTCTGCCCGAACATTTGTTACTACTGCGGTTGTAACAAAATTATCACCAAAGATCACGGTCGAAGTGCAAAGTACATTAAGTATTTGGCCAAAGAAATAGCAATGGTCACCAGTGCGATGGGTGCTCAGAAAAAAATCCCCATTACGCAGTTACATTGGGGCGGTGGTACACCAACCTTCTTATCTCATGAAGAGATGATTGAGTTAATGCATCACACAAGAGAGTATTTTGAATTATTGCCTGGTGGCGAATACTCCATCGAAATTGATCCAAGGCGAGTAACAGAGCAAGATATTGCCTTGCTTGCTGATCTGGGCTTTAACCGCATTAGTCTTGGCGTCCAGGATTTCAATCTCGCTGTTCAAGAGGCTGTGCATCGTATTCAAACGATTGAAGAGACTCAAGCGGTAATGGATTGGTCTCGAAAGTACGGCTTTAAGTCTCGAAGCGTCGATTTGATCTATGGCTTGCCTAAGCAAACACCAGCTACCTTCAAAGAAACTGTAGATGCTGTCCTCAAGATGAATCCAGATCGCTTATCTGTTTATAACTATGCGCATCTGCCACATATCTTCAAACCACAGCGTCGTATTGCAGAGGCAGATTTACCGCCCGCTGCAGATAAATTGGATATTTTGTCCAACACAATAGAGCGCCTAGGTGAAGCAGGCTATGTCTTCATTGGTATGGATCATTTTGCCAAGCCTGATGATGAATTGGCGATCGCTCAACGACAAGGAAAGCTGCATCGCAATTTTCAGGGTTATTCAACCCAAGCGGAATGCGATCTTTTGGCCTTTGGTATCTCTTCTATCGGCAAAGTCGATGATTGTTATTCACAAAATGTCCGCACACTAGATGAATACTATGAGGCCTTGGATTCTGGTCACCTTCCAGTTCTGCGAGGTATGCAGCTCGATAAAGATGATTTACTGCGTCGTGAATTGATCGGTGAATTAATGTGCCAATTTACTTTAAAAACTAAGGCTTTTGCAAAAGATCATGGCATTAATTTCCAGGATTACTTCAAAACGGAGATTGAAGAGCTAAAGAGTTTAGAAGAGGCAGGGCTTTTGGAATGGCTAGAAGGAAACATTTACGTTCCGATCAAAGGACGCTTGTTAGCAAGGCGAGTGGCTATGACTTTTGATCGCCATCTTCGCGAGTCCCAAGCAAAAGGTACTTACTCTAGGGTGCTTTAG